Proteins encoded within one genomic window of Pongo abelii isolate AG06213 chromosome 18, NHGRI_mPonAbe1-v2.0_pri, whole genome shotgun sequence:
- the ZNF213 gene encoding zinc finger protein 213 isoform X5, with protein MSVQSTHPDAGPATTGDPSGRLKVQVLGPRLRPTNPEPQARGMAAPLEPQDQAPGEGEGLLIVKVEDSSWEQESAQHEDGRDSEACRQRFRQFCYGDVHGPHEAFSQLWELCCRWLRPELRTKEQILELLVLEQFLAVLPGEIQGWVREQHPGSGEEAVALVEDLQKQPVKAWPQDVPSEEAEPEAAGQGSQAKGPPPVVGARRRPSVPQEQHSHSGLGLKGQSEKSRLQEVVPVVPGQTGSDVTVSWSPEEAEAWESENRPRAALGPVVGARRGRPPTRRRQFRDLAAEKPHSCGQCGKRFRWGSDLARHQRTHTGEKPHKCPECDKSFRSSSDLVRHQGVHTGEKPFSCSECGKSFSRSAYLADHQRIHTGEKPFGCSDCGKSFSLRSYLLDHRRVHTGERPFGCGECDKSFKQRAHLIAHQSLHAKMAQPVG; from the exons ATGTCTGTGCA GAGTACACATCCAGATGCCGGCCCAGCTACCACAGGGGATCCCTCTGGGAGACTGAAAGTACAGGTTCTGGGGCCCAGGTTGAGGCCGACCAACCCTGAGCCTCAGGCCAGGGGAATGGCAGCCCCCTTGGAGCCCCAGGACCAGGCccctggggagggagaagggctTCTGATTGTGAAAGTGGAAGATTCCTCCTGGGAACAGGAATCTGCCCAGCATGAGGACGGCAGGGATTCCGAAGCCTGCCGCCAGCGCTTCCGGCAATTCTGCTATGGGGATGTGCATGGGCCTCATGAGGCCTTCAGCCAGCTCTGGGAGCTCTGCTGCCGCTGGTTGCGGCCTGAGCTGCGTACCAAGGAGCAGATCCTGGAGCTGCTGGTGCTGGAGCAGTTCCTGGCAGTGCTGCCAGGGGAGATCCAGGGCTGGGTGCGTGAGCAGCACCCGGGAAGTGGCGAGGAGGCTGTCGCCTTGGTGGAGGACCTACAGAAGCAGCCAGTGAAAGCCTGGCCACAG GATGTGCCCTCGGAGGAGGCGGAACCCGAGGCTGCAGGCCAGGGATCTCAGGCCAAGGGGCCTCCCCCAGTGGTGGGGGCACGGAGGCGGCCATCTGTTCCCCAGGAGCAGCACAGCCATAGCG GTTTGGGGCTCAAAGGCCAAAGTGAGAAGTCCCGGCTGCAGGAGGTGGTGCCGGTGGTGCCAGGCCAGACAGGCAGCGACGTGACTGTGTCCTGGAGCCccgaggaggctgaggcctgggaGAGCGAGAACCGGCCGAGGGCGGCCCTGGGCCCAGTGGTGGGCGCGCGACGGGGGCGGCCACCCACTCGCCGGCGCCAGTTCCGGGACCTGGCAGCCGAGAAGCCGCACAGCTGCGGGCAGTGTGGAAAGCGCTTCCGCTGGGGCTCGGACCTGGCGCGGCACCAGCGCACGCACACGGGCGAGAAGCCACACAAGTGCCCTGAGTGCGACAAGAGCTTCCGCAGCTCCTCGGACCTGGTGCGCCACCAAGGCGTGCACACGGGCGAGAAGCCCTTCTCCTGTTCCGAGTGCGGCAAGAGCTTCAGCCGCAGCGCCTACCTGGCCGACCACCAGCGCATCCACACGGGCGAGAAGCCTTTCGGCTGCAGCGACTGCGGCAAGAGCTTCTCGCTGCGCTCCTACCTGCTGGACCATCGGCGTGTGCACACCGGTGAGCGGCCCTTCGGCTGCGGAGAGTGCGACAAGAGCTTCAAGCAGCGCGCGCACCTCATCGCGCATCAGAGCCTGCACGCCAAGATGGCCCAGCCCGTGGGGTGA
- the ZNF213 gene encoding zinc finger protein 213 isoform X1, whose product MSVQSTHPDAGPATTGDPSGRLKVQVLGPRLRPTNPEPQARGMAAPLEPQDQAPGEGEGLLIVKVEDSSWEQESAQHEDGRDSEACRQRFRQFCYGDVHGPHEAFSQLWELCCRWLRPELRTKEQILELLVLEQFLAVLPGEIQGWVREQHPGSGEEAVALVEDLQKQPVKAWPQDVPSEEAEPEAAGQGSQAKGPPPVVGARRRPSVPQEQHSHSAQPPALLKEGRTRETTDTCFVSGVHGPVALGDIPFYFSREEWGTLDPAQRDLFWDIKRENSRNTTLGLGLKGQSEKSRLQEVVPVVPGQTGSDVTVSWSPEEAEAWESENRPRAALGPVVGARRGRPPTRRRQFRDLAAEKPHSCGQCGKRFRWGSDLARHQRTHTGEKPHKCPECDKSFRSSSDLVRHQGVHTGEKPFSCSECGKSFSRSAYLADHQRIHTGEKPFGCSDCGKSFSLRSYLLDHRRVHTGERPFGCGECDKSFKQRAHLIAHQSLHAKMAQPVG is encoded by the exons ATGTCTGTGCA GAGTACACATCCAGATGCCGGCCCAGCTACCACAGGGGATCCCTCTGGGAGACTGAAAGTACAGGTTCTGGGGCCCAGGTTGAGGCCGACCAACCCTGAGCCTCAGGCCAGGGGAATGGCAGCCCCCTTGGAGCCCCAGGACCAGGCccctggggagggagaagggctTCTGATTGTGAAAGTGGAAGATTCCTCCTGGGAACAGGAATCTGCCCAGCATGAGGACGGCAGGGATTCCGAAGCCTGCCGCCAGCGCTTCCGGCAATTCTGCTATGGGGATGTGCATGGGCCTCATGAGGCCTTCAGCCAGCTCTGGGAGCTCTGCTGCCGCTGGTTGCGGCCTGAGCTGCGTACCAAGGAGCAGATCCTGGAGCTGCTGGTGCTGGAGCAGTTCCTGGCAGTGCTGCCAGGGGAGATCCAGGGCTGGGTGCGTGAGCAGCACCCGGGAAGTGGCGAGGAGGCTGTCGCCTTGGTGGAGGACCTACAGAAGCAGCCAGTGAAAGCCTGGCCACAG GATGTGCCCTCGGAGGAGGCGGAACCCGAGGCTGCAGGCCAGGGATCTCAGGCCAAGGGGCCTCCCCCAGTGGTGGGGGCACGGAGGCGGCCATCTGTTCCCCAGGAGCAGCACAGCCATAGCG CCCAGCCTCCTGCTCTTCTTAAAGAGGGGCGTACCAGAGAGACGACGGACACCTGCTTTGTCTCTGGGGTCCAT GGACCTGTGGCATTGGgagacattccattctatttctcccGGGAAGAATGGGGCACCCTGGACCCTGCTCAGCGGGATCTCTTCTGGGACATAAAGCGGGAGAACTCCCGGAACACCACCCTGG GTTTGGGGCTCAAAGGCCAAAGTGAGAAGTCCCGGCTGCAGGAGGTGGTGCCGGTGGTGCCAGGCCAGACAGGCAGCGACGTGACTGTGTCCTGGAGCCccgaggaggctgaggcctgggaGAGCGAGAACCGGCCGAGGGCGGCCCTGGGCCCAGTGGTGGGCGCGCGACGGGGGCGGCCACCCACTCGCCGGCGCCAGTTCCGGGACCTGGCAGCCGAGAAGCCGCACAGCTGCGGGCAGTGTGGAAAGCGCTTCCGCTGGGGCTCGGACCTGGCGCGGCACCAGCGCACGCACACGGGCGAGAAGCCACACAAGTGCCCTGAGTGCGACAAGAGCTTCCGCAGCTCCTCGGACCTGGTGCGCCACCAAGGCGTGCACACGGGCGAGAAGCCCTTCTCCTGTTCCGAGTGCGGCAAGAGCTTCAGCCGCAGCGCCTACCTGGCCGACCACCAGCGCATCCACACGGGCGAGAAGCCTTTCGGCTGCAGCGACTGCGGCAAGAGCTTCTCGCTGCGCTCCTACCTGCTGGACCATCGGCGTGTGCACACCGGTGAGCGGCCCTTCGGCTGCGGAGAGTGCGACAAGAGCTTCAAGCAGCGCGCGCACCTCATCGCGCATCAGAGCCTGCACGCCAAGATGGCCCAGCCCGTGGGGTGA
- the ZNF213 gene encoding zinc finger protein 213 isoform X2, whose amino-acid sequence MSVQSTHPDAGPATTGDPSGRLKVQVLGPRLRPTNPEPQARGMAAPLEPQDQAPGEGEGLLIVKVEDSSWEQESAQHEDGRDSEACRQRFRQFCYGDVHGPHEAFSQLWELCCRWLRPELRTKEQILELLVLEQFLAVLPGEIQGWVREQHPGSGEEAVALVEDLQKQPVKAWPQGINCLPRSGLGLMSILWFLHRMCPRRRRNPRLQARDLRPRGLPQWWGHGGGHLFPRSSTAIAGPVALGDIPFYFSREEWGTLDPAQRDLFWDIKRENSRNTTLGLGLKGQSEKSRLQEVVPVVPGQTGSDVTVSWSPEEAEAWESENRPRAALGPVVGARRGRPPTRRRQFRDLAAEKPHSCGQCGKRFRWGSDLARHQRTHTGEKPHKCPECDKSFRSSSDLVRHQGVHTGEKPFSCSECGKSFSRSAYLADHQRIHTGEKPFGCSDCGKSFSLRSYLLDHRRVHTGERPFGCGECDKSFKQRAHLIAHQSLHAKMAQPVG is encoded by the exons ATGTCTGTGCA GAGTACACATCCAGATGCCGGCCCAGCTACCACAGGGGATCCCTCTGGGAGACTGAAAGTACAGGTTCTGGGGCCCAGGTTGAGGCCGACCAACCCTGAGCCTCAGGCCAGGGGAATGGCAGCCCCCTTGGAGCCCCAGGACCAGGCccctggggagggagaagggctTCTGATTGTGAAAGTGGAAGATTCCTCCTGGGAACAGGAATCTGCCCAGCATGAGGACGGCAGGGATTCCGAAGCCTGCCGCCAGCGCTTCCGGCAATTCTGCTATGGGGATGTGCATGGGCCTCATGAGGCCTTCAGCCAGCTCTGGGAGCTCTGCTGCCGCTGGTTGCGGCCTGAGCTGCGTACCAAGGAGCAGATCCTGGAGCTGCTGGTGCTGGAGCAGTTCCTGGCAGTGCTGCCAGGGGAGATCCAGGGCTGGGTGCGTGAGCAGCACCCGGGAAGTGGCGAGGAGGCTGTCGCCTTGGTGGAGGACCTACAGAAGCAGCCAGTGAAAGCCTGGCCACAG GGAATAAACTGTCTCCCCCGGTCTGGTCTCGGGCTGATGAGCATATTGTGGTTCCTGCACAGGATGTGCCCTCGGAGGAGGCGGAACCCGAGGCTGCAGGCCAGGGATCTCAGGCCAAGGGGCCTCCCCCAGTGGTGGGGGCACGGAGGCGGCCATCTGTTCCCCAGGAGCAGCACAGCCATAGCG GGACCTGTGGCATTGGgagacattccattctatttctcccGGGAAGAATGGGGCACCCTGGACCCTGCTCAGCGGGATCTCTTCTGGGACATAAAGCGGGAGAACTCCCGGAACACCACCCTGG GTTTGGGGCTCAAAGGCCAAAGTGAGAAGTCCCGGCTGCAGGAGGTGGTGCCGGTGGTGCCAGGCCAGACAGGCAGCGACGTGACTGTGTCCTGGAGCCccgaggaggctgaggcctgggaGAGCGAGAACCGGCCGAGGGCGGCCCTGGGCCCAGTGGTGGGCGCGCGACGGGGGCGGCCACCCACTCGCCGGCGCCAGTTCCGGGACCTGGCAGCCGAGAAGCCGCACAGCTGCGGGCAGTGTGGAAAGCGCTTCCGCTGGGGCTCGGACCTGGCGCGGCACCAGCGCACGCACACGGGCGAGAAGCCACACAAGTGCCCTGAGTGCGACAAGAGCTTCCGCAGCTCCTCGGACCTGGTGCGCCACCAAGGCGTGCACACGGGCGAGAAGCCCTTCTCCTGTTCCGAGTGCGGCAAGAGCTTCAGCCGCAGCGCCTACCTGGCCGACCACCAGCGCATCCACACGGGCGAGAAGCCTTTCGGCTGCAGCGACTGCGGCAAGAGCTTCTCGCTGCGCTCCTACCTGCTGGACCATCGGCGTGTGCACACCGGTGAGCGGCCCTTCGGCTGCGGAGAGTGCGACAAGAGCTTCAAGCAGCGCGCGCACCTCATCGCGCATCAGAGCCTGCACGCCAAGATGGCCCAGCCCGTGGGGTGA
- the ZNF213 gene encoding zinc finger protein 213 isoform X3, with protein sequence MAAPLEPQDQAPGEGEGLLIVKVEDSSWEQESAQHEDGRDSEACRQRFRQFCYGDVHGPHEAFSQLWELCCRWLRPELRTKEQILELLVLEQFLAVLPGEIQGWVREQHPGSGEEAVALVEDLQKQPVKAWPQDVPSEEAEPEAAGQGSQAKGPPPVVGARRRPSVPQEQHSHSAQPPALLKEGRTRETTDTCFVSGVHGPVALGDIPFYFSREEWGTLDPAQRDLFWDIKRENSRNTTLGLGLKGQSEKSRLQEVVPVVPGQTGSDVTVSWSPEEAEAWESENRPRAALGPVVGARRGRPPTRRRQFRDLAAEKPHSCGQCGKRFRWGSDLARHQRTHTGEKPHKCPECDKSFRSSSDLVRHQGVHTGEKPFSCSECGKSFSRSAYLADHQRIHTGEKPFGCSDCGKSFSLRSYLLDHRRVHTGERPFGCGECDKSFKQRAHLIAHQSLHAKMAQPVG encoded by the exons ATGGCAGCCCCCTTGGAGCCCCAGGACCAGGCccctggggagggagaagggctTCTGATTGTGAAAGTGGAAGATTCCTCCTGGGAACAGGAATCTGCCCAGCATGAGGACGGCAGGGATTCCGAAGCCTGCCGCCAGCGCTTCCGGCAATTCTGCTATGGGGATGTGCATGGGCCTCATGAGGCCTTCAGCCAGCTCTGGGAGCTCTGCTGCCGCTGGTTGCGGCCTGAGCTGCGTACCAAGGAGCAGATCCTGGAGCTGCTGGTGCTGGAGCAGTTCCTGGCAGTGCTGCCAGGGGAGATCCAGGGCTGGGTGCGTGAGCAGCACCCGGGAAGTGGCGAGGAGGCTGTCGCCTTGGTGGAGGACCTACAGAAGCAGCCAGTGAAAGCCTGGCCACAG GATGTGCCCTCGGAGGAGGCGGAACCCGAGGCTGCAGGCCAGGGATCTCAGGCCAAGGGGCCTCCCCCAGTGGTGGGGGCACGGAGGCGGCCATCTGTTCCCCAGGAGCAGCACAGCCATAGCG CCCAGCCTCCTGCTCTTCTTAAAGAGGGGCGTACCAGAGAGACGACGGACACCTGCTTTGTCTCTGGGGTCCAT GGACCTGTGGCATTGGgagacattccattctatttctcccGGGAAGAATGGGGCACCCTGGACCCTGCTCAGCGGGATCTCTTCTGGGACATAAAGCGGGAGAACTCCCGGAACACCACCCTGG GTTTGGGGCTCAAAGGCCAAAGTGAGAAGTCCCGGCTGCAGGAGGTGGTGCCGGTGGTGCCAGGCCAGACAGGCAGCGACGTGACTGTGTCCTGGAGCCccgaggaggctgaggcctgggaGAGCGAGAACCGGCCGAGGGCGGCCCTGGGCCCAGTGGTGGGCGCGCGACGGGGGCGGCCACCCACTCGCCGGCGCCAGTTCCGGGACCTGGCAGCCGAGAAGCCGCACAGCTGCGGGCAGTGTGGAAAGCGCTTCCGCTGGGGCTCGGACCTGGCGCGGCACCAGCGCACGCACACGGGCGAGAAGCCACACAAGTGCCCTGAGTGCGACAAGAGCTTCCGCAGCTCCTCGGACCTGGTGCGCCACCAAGGCGTGCACACGGGCGAGAAGCCCTTCTCCTGTTCCGAGTGCGGCAAGAGCTTCAGCCGCAGCGCCTACCTGGCCGACCACCAGCGCATCCACACGGGCGAGAAGCCTTTCGGCTGCAGCGACTGCGGCAAGAGCTTCTCGCTGCGCTCCTACCTGCTGGACCATCGGCGTGTGCACACCGGTGAGCGGCCCTTCGGCTGCGGAGAGTGCGACAAGAGCTTCAAGCAGCGCGCGCACCTCATCGCGCATCAGAGCCTGCACGCCAAGATGGCCCAGCCCGTGGGGTGA
- the ZNF213 gene encoding zinc finger protein 213 isoform X6 yields the protein MAAPLEPQDQAPGEGEGLLIVKVEDSSWEQESAQHEDGRDSEACRQRFRQFCYGDVHGPHEAFSQLWELCCRWLRPELRTKEQILELLVLEQFLAVLPGEIQGWVREQHPGSGEEAVALVEDLQKQPVKAWPQDVPSEEAEPEAAGQGSQAKGPPPVVGARRRPSVPQEQHSHSGLGLKGQSEKSRLQEVVPVVPGQTGSDVTVSWSPEEAEAWESENRPRAALGPVVGARRGRPPTRRRQFRDLAAEKPHSCGQCGKRFRWGSDLARHQRTHTGEKPHKCPECDKSFRSSSDLVRHQGVHTGEKPFSCSECGKSFSRSAYLADHQRIHTGEKPFGCSDCGKSFSLRSYLLDHRRVHTGERPFGCGECDKSFKQRAHLIAHQSLHAKMAQPVG from the exons ATGGCAGCCCCCTTGGAGCCCCAGGACCAGGCccctggggagggagaagggctTCTGATTGTGAAAGTGGAAGATTCCTCCTGGGAACAGGAATCTGCCCAGCATGAGGACGGCAGGGATTCCGAAGCCTGCCGCCAGCGCTTCCGGCAATTCTGCTATGGGGATGTGCATGGGCCTCATGAGGCCTTCAGCCAGCTCTGGGAGCTCTGCTGCCGCTGGTTGCGGCCTGAGCTGCGTACCAAGGAGCAGATCCTGGAGCTGCTGGTGCTGGAGCAGTTCCTGGCAGTGCTGCCAGGGGAGATCCAGGGCTGGGTGCGTGAGCAGCACCCGGGAAGTGGCGAGGAGGCTGTCGCCTTGGTGGAGGACCTACAGAAGCAGCCAGTGAAAGCCTGGCCACAG GATGTGCCCTCGGAGGAGGCGGAACCCGAGGCTGCAGGCCAGGGATCTCAGGCCAAGGGGCCTCCCCCAGTGGTGGGGGCACGGAGGCGGCCATCTGTTCCCCAGGAGCAGCACAGCCATAGCG GTTTGGGGCTCAAAGGCCAAAGTGAGAAGTCCCGGCTGCAGGAGGTGGTGCCGGTGGTGCCAGGCCAGACAGGCAGCGACGTGACTGTGTCCTGGAGCCccgaggaggctgaggcctgggaGAGCGAGAACCGGCCGAGGGCGGCCCTGGGCCCAGTGGTGGGCGCGCGACGGGGGCGGCCACCCACTCGCCGGCGCCAGTTCCGGGACCTGGCAGCCGAGAAGCCGCACAGCTGCGGGCAGTGTGGAAAGCGCTTCCGCTGGGGCTCGGACCTGGCGCGGCACCAGCGCACGCACACGGGCGAGAAGCCACACAAGTGCCCTGAGTGCGACAAGAGCTTCCGCAGCTCCTCGGACCTGGTGCGCCACCAAGGCGTGCACACGGGCGAGAAGCCCTTCTCCTGTTCCGAGTGCGGCAAGAGCTTCAGCCGCAGCGCCTACCTGGCCGACCACCAGCGCATCCACACGGGCGAGAAGCCTTTCGGCTGCAGCGACTGCGGCAAGAGCTTCTCGCTGCGCTCCTACCTGCTGGACCATCGGCGTGTGCACACCGGTGAGCGGCCCTTCGGCTGCGGAGAGTGCGACAAGAGCTTCAAGCAGCGCGCGCACCTCATCGCGCATCAGAGCCTGCACGCCAAGATGGCCCAGCCCGTGGGGTGA
- the ZNF213 gene encoding zinc finger protein 213 isoform X4 — translation MAAPLEPQDQAPGEGEGLLIVKVEDSSWEQESAQHEDGRDSEACRQRFRQFCYGDVHGPHEAFSQLWELCCRWLRPELRTKEQILELLVLEQFLAVLPGEIQGWVREQHPGSGEEAVALVEDLQKQPVKAWPQGINCLPRSGLGLMSILWFLHRMCPRRRRNPRLQARDLRPRGLPQWWGHGGGHLFPRSSTAIAGPVALGDIPFYFSREEWGTLDPAQRDLFWDIKRENSRNTTLGLGLKGQSEKSRLQEVVPVVPGQTGSDVTVSWSPEEAEAWESENRPRAALGPVVGARRGRPPTRRRQFRDLAAEKPHSCGQCGKRFRWGSDLARHQRTHTGEKPHKCPECDKSFRSSSDLVRHQGVHTGEKPFSCSECGKSFSRSAYLADHQRIHTGEKPFGCSDCGKSFSLRSYLLDHRRVHTGERPFGCGECDKSFKQRAHLIAHQSLHAKMAQPVG, via the exons ATGGCAGCCCCCTTGGAGCCCCAGGACCAGGCccctggggagggagaagggctTCTGATTGTGAAAGTGGAAGATTCCTCCTGGGAACAGGAATCTGCCCAGCATGAGGACGGCAGGGATTCCGAAGCCTGCCGCCAGCGCTTCCGGCAATTCTGCTATGGGGATGTGCATGGGCCTCATGAGGCCTTCAGCCAGCTCTGGGAGCTCTGCTGCCGCTGGTTGCGGCCTGAGCTGCGTACCAAGGAGCAGATCCTGGAGCTGCTGGTGCTGGAGCAGTTCCTGGCAGTGCTGCCAGGGGAGATCCAGGGCTGGGTGCGTGAGCAGCACCCGGGAAGTGGCGAGGAGGCTGTCGCCTTGGTGGAGGACCTACAGAAGCAGCCAGTGAAAGCCTGGCCACAG GGAATAAACTGTCTCCCCCGGTCTGGTCTCGGGCTGATGAGCATATTGTGGTTCCTGCACAGGATGTGCCCTCGGAGGAGGCGGAACCCGAGGCTGCAGGCCAGGGATCTCAGGCCAAGGGGCCTCCCCCAGTGGTGGGGGCACGGAGGCGGCCATCTGTTCCCCAGGAGCAGCACAGCCATAGCG GGACCTGTGGCATTGGgagacattccattctatttctcccGGGAAGAATGGGGCACCCTGGACCCTGCTCAGCGGGATCTCTTCTGGGACATAAAGCGGGAGAACTCCCGGAACACCACCCTGG GTTTGGGGCTCAAAGGCCAAAGTGAGAAGTCCCGGCTGCAGGAGGTGGTGCCGGTGGTGCCAGGCCAGACAGGCAGCGACGTGACTGTGTCCTGGAGCCccgaggaggctgaggcctgggaGAGCGAGAACCGGCCGAGGGCGGCCCTGGGCCCAGTGGTGGGCGCGCGACGGGGGCGGCCACCCACTCGCCGGCGCCAGTTCCGGGACCTGGCAGCCGAGAAGCCGCACAGCTGCGGGCAGTGTGGAAAGCGCTTCCGCTGGGGCTCGGACCTGGCGCGGCACCAGCGCACGCACACGGGCGAGAAGCCACACAAGTGCCCTGAGTGCGACAAGAGCTTCCGCAGCTCCTCGGACCTGGTGCGCCACCAAGGCGTGCACACGGGCGAGAAGCCCTTCTCCTGTTCCGAGTGCGGCAAGAGCTTCAGCCGCAGCGCCTACCTGGCCGACCACCAGCGCATCCACACGGGCGAGAAGCCTTTCGGCTGCAGCGACTGCGGCAAGAGCTTCTCGCTGCGCTCCTACCTGCTGGACCATCGGCGTGTGCACACCGGTGAGCGGCCCTTCGGCTGCGGAGAGTGCGACAAGAGCTTCAAGCAGCGCGCGCACCTCATCGCGCATCAGAGCCTGCACGCCAAGATGGCCCAGCCCGTGGGGTGA